A stretch of the Aspergillus puulaauensis MK2 DNA, chromosome 6, nearly complete sequence genome encodes the following:
- a CDS encoding cytochrome P450 (COG:Q;~EggNog:ENOG410PJ01;~InterPro:IPR001128,IPR017972,IPR002401,IPR036396;~PFAM:PF00067;~TransMembrane:1 (o13-32i);~go_function: GO:0005506 - iron ion binding [Evidence IEA];~go_function: GO:0016705 - oxidoreductase activity, acting on paired donors, with incorporation or reduction of molecular oxygen [Evidence IEA];~go_function: GO:0020037 - heme binding [Evidence IEA];~go_process: GO:0055114 - oxidation-reduction process [Evidence IEA]), translated as MLLQSVSSFLHEHYVPVIFISVLLVFVSRAYCQLFINPLSKYPGPTFAAISRIPQLYHTFKGDLIEWVNGLHATHGDVVRVAPDELSYATGEAWKAIYGHASPGKPVTEKDARFYSPSFNGAPDIIRGNGPDHARFRRNFSHAFSDRALREQQPLICGYVDILVDSLHRLIGEDPKVKINMARMLNLTTFDIMGDLTFGDSLDLLTGAGNMNWVSAVFVSMKTNALRRLARYVPWTAPIAQRLIPKELKEQSIAHYRASQERVDTRINNNHVLQKPDIWGIVMGQKEDLRLSRMEMYANSQVFMVAGTETTATALSGLLYQLLMAPEKMEAIVKEVRGTFEKDSDIDMRALEHMTYLNACIEEGLRIYPPVPVGLPRVAPDEGLFVCGNRIPGKTALSVNHWATYHSAQNFRLPNQFIPERWIGDEFSTDNKAAFQPFSFGPRNCLGKNLAYHEMRLILAKMLYNFEFSLLPESIGWEKQKTFFLWEKNDLMVQLKARE; from the exons ATGCTCCTTCAATCCGTTTCAAGTTTCCTTCATGAACACTATGTTCCTGTCATATTCATATCG GTTTTGCTGGTCTTCGTCTCTCGGGCATATTGCCAACTCTTCATCAACCCTCTCAGCAAATACCCCGGGCCAACGTTTGCAGCTATATCACGGATACCTCAGCTCTATCATACGTTCAAAGGCGACCTTATTGAATGGGTCAATGGACTACACGCCACACACGGCGACGTTGTCCGTGTCGCCCCAGACGAGCTAAGCTACGCAACTGGCGAGGCATGGAAGGCAATCTACGGGCATGCCTCTCCAGGAAAACCAGTTACGGAGAAGGACGCTCGATTCTACAGCCCATCATTCAACGGAGCCCCAGATATCATTCGGGGAAACGGACCCGATCACGCCCGTTTCCGCCGCAACTTCTCGCACGCCTTTTCTGATCGCGCGcttcgagaacagcagcctTTGATCTGCGGATATGTGGACATCTTAGTGGACAGCCTCCACAGGCTAATCGGGGAGGACCCCAAGGTCAAAATCAATATGGCCCGCATGCTGAACTTGACTACTTTTGACATCATGGGCGATTTGACCTTTGGTGACTCCTTGGACCTGTTGACTGGAGCTGGCAACATGAATTGGGTGTCCGCGGTTTTCGTCAGTATGAAGACCAACGCGCTGCGCAGACTGGCACGCTATGTTCCTTGGACCGCGCCCATTGCCCAGAGGCTTATTCCaaaggagctgaaggaacAGAGTATCGCTCACTATAGGGCGTCCCAGGAGCGCGTTGACACAAGAATTAACAACAACCATGTACTCCAAAAGCCTGACATCTGGGGTATTGTAATGGGCCAAAAGGAGGACCTCCGTCTCAGCCGCATGGAGATGTATGCCAACTCCCAGGTTTTTATGGTTGCAGGCACCGAGACTACTGCAACTGCGCTCAGTGGCTTGCTCTATCAGCTCTTAATGGCACCTGAAAAGATGGAGGCAATTGTAAAGGAAGTTCGTGGGACATTTGAGAAAGACTCTGATATTGACATGAGAGCCCTGGAGCATATGACCTATCTCAATGCATGCATTGAGGAAGGGTTGCGTATCTACCCCCCGGTTCCAGTTGGTCTGCCTCGCGTGGCCCCCGATGAGGGATTGTTTGTCTGTGGCAATCGTATTCCAGGAAAG ACCGCCCTTTCAGTTAACCACTGGGCTACCTATCACAGTGCTCAGAACTTCAGGCTGCCAAATCAGTTCATCCCTGAGCGTTGGATTGGCGATGAGTTTTCTACTGATAACAAGGCTGCCTTCCAACCATTCTCGTTCGGCCCTCGTAACTGCCTTGGAAAGAA CCTGGCATACCACGAAATGCGTCTCATTTTGGCCAAGATGCTGTATAACTTTGagttttctcttctccctgaGTCCATTGGTTGGGAAAAACAGAAAACCTTCTTTCTGTGGGAGAAGAACGATTTGATGGTCCAGCTGAAGGCGAGAGAATAA
- a CDS encoding flavin-containing monooxygenase (COG:Q;~EggNog:ENOG410PGZ5;~InterPro:IPR036188;~PFAM:PF13450): protein MSEQARVEALKAFKQILPSSVSPGEATEAYNGVDNIAYNISRLPLGAPRALKVICIGAGFSGLAFAREVERGHLPNVSLTVYEKNASVGGTWYENRYPGCACDIPVHNYQYSWAPCPYFKSYYATGKDIHTYIEAVADQHRLRQYVKVSHKVIGAKWIEERQKWQVNCVATDGRELMVSNRVNQDGEAGEPFIEECDVLINAGGCFNDWKWPTIPRRETFKGQMLHSAAWPQDATLKGKTVALIGNGSTGVQILPNILDDVERVYVYIRSKTWVTPSFAQKFAGPNGANVYFTDEQKEHWARNPDEYLQYRKNVEQELNSRFRLYLKHSDAQKEALQYSISQMTEKLSAKPQIAERLIPEFAVGCRRTTPGNGYLEALCSPKVEIIWGGIESFTESGLLAANGEQRDVDTIICATGFNMSFSPRFPVIGRNNINLQEKWDDNPECYLSVSAADMPNYFMYLGPGSPLGHGSVVSSLERVTEYIAKFVRKLQTENYSSVVPKPHIPRAYQRHALAWLDKTAWNSNCASTYKNGRPDGPLISLHPGSRLHYFRLLSGPRWEDFDWSSLCHDEDLTFAWLGNGFSVEECKENSEEDLTWFLPRVEADEIIKATF, encoded by the exons ATGTCCGAACAAGCTCGAGTGGAAGCCCTCAAAGCTTTCAAGCAGATCCTTCCATCCAGTGTGTCGCCTGGAGAAGCAACGGAAGCCTACAATGGGGTTGATAACATCGCATACAACATTTCGAGATTGCCCTTGGGTGCTCCTCGAGCATTGAAAGTGATATGCATTGGTGCAGGCTTCAGTGGCCTGGCGTTTGCGCGAGAGGTCGAACGAGGCCATCTGCCCAACGTGAGTCTTACGGTGTACGAAAAGAATGCTTCGGTTGGAGGGACCTGGTATGAGAATCGCTATCCAGG ATGCGC CTGTGACATTCCTGTTCATAACTACCAG TACTCTTGGGCACCGTGCCCTTATTTCAAGAGCTATTATGCCACTGGGAAAGACATCCATACGTACATCGAGGCAGTCGCCGACCAGCACAGACTTCGTCAGTACGTCAAGGTCTCCCACAAAGTCATCGGGGCCAAGTGGATTGAAGAACGTCAGAAGTGGCAAGTGAATTGTGTCGCCACTGATGGCAGAGAGCTGATGGTCAGCAATCGAGTCAACCAGGATGGGGAGGCCGGAGAGCCGTTTATTGAAGAATGCGATGTCTTGATTAACGCTGGAGGCTGCTTCAATGACTGGAAATGGCCAACTATACCCCGAAGGGAGACGTTCAAGGGGCAGATGCTCCATTCTGCAGCTTGGCCCCAGGACGCCACTCTTAAAGGCAAGACTGTGGCATTGATTGGCAACGGTAGTACGGGCGTTCAAATCCTGCCAAACATCCTCGATGACGTGGAAAGGGTCTATGTCTACATTCGCAGTAAGACGTGGGTAACGCCCAGCTTTGCTCAGAAGTTTGCTGGGCCAAATGGAGCGAATGTCTACTTTACAGATGAACAAAAGGAGCACTGGGCCCGAAATCCCGATGAATATCTTCAGTATCGAAAGAATGTCGAGCAGGAGCTGAATTCCCGTTTCCGCCTCTACCTGAAGCATTCTGACGCACAAAAGGAAGCTCTCCAATACTCCATTTCTCAAATGACTGAGAAGCTCTCAGCCAAGCCACAGATTGCCGAGAGGTTGATTCCTGAATTCGCCGTTGG CTGTCGGCGCACAACACCCGGAAACGGCTACCTGGAAGCTCTCTGTTCCCCCAAGGTCGAGATTATCTGGGGGGGTATCGAGTCCTTCACCGAATCTGGTCTTCTAGCAGCGAACGGCGAGCAACGAGACGTGGATACCATCATCTGTGCCACCGGCTTCAACATGtccttctctcctcgctTCCCGGTCATAGgtcgcaacaacatcaacctccaggaGAAATGGGACGACAACCCAGAGTGCTATCTTTCGGTCTCTGCCGCTGATATGCCCAACTACTTCATGTACCTTGGGCCAGGCAGTCCCCTTGGACATGGCAGTGTCGTTAGCTCCCTCGAGCGCGTAACAGAGTATATCGCAAAGTTCGTCCGCAAGCTTCAGACCGAGAACTATAGCTCTGTCGTGCCCAAGCCACATATCCCTCGTGCATATCAGCGACACGCCTTGGCCTGGTTAGACAAGACTGCCTGGAACAGCAATTGCGCATCCACGTACAAGAATGGCAGGCCCGACGGTCCTTTGATCTCCCTTCATCCGGGGTCGAGATTGCACTATTTCCGGCTTTTGAGTGGTCCTCGCTGGGAGGACTTTGACTGGAGTAGTCTGTGTCACGACGAAGATCTTACCTTTGCCTGGCTAGGCAATGGGTTTAGCGTAGAGGAGTGTAAGGAAAATAGCGAAGAGGATCTGAC GTGGTTTCTTCCTCGCGTTGAGGCCGACGAAATAATCAAAGCAACGTTCTAA
- a CDS encoding fungal specific transcription factor domain-containing protein (COG:S;~EggNog:ENOG410PZPU) gives MPKEASRKEGAKRDKYTPQACFECQRRKVKGALYVPVARPEVLNAAMLEKINQQGRHRKNALGKSQYAADTAPNARPRKRSKTSVSLKEQLSQLQDQVNALSKSRSCNGIDAQDLAAMQPDDRSMSGWHQSPNRMSSSISIDSRNDVCDNRSTGSFTSFPDISKRSNQENRIRSVSKQPPSLNSLQISSQLNTLRKLRQHSAVDNLDDSSQFLVATVDLPGPTRLWDLVNVFFQEFETYFPCLNQVSIRERLSMVMSVHSYGHAQRQIVIGSDNCKIIAILLNMLAYAESLTHPVESCKTRPVSPSYSEGLRLMQHFNQLYDDDMETVIYHITSSAFLLEMSMHHQALQSITQGFQIALKIGLNNQTLWPNENAELASRQGLWWTLYFLDKRITQKCGITYFLREDESAVSDFSKVNDSLGSSKYKLLQSLISFGRLWAHIWDGFFSHQAPKADNWEEAQMMDTRIILSYRQIPSNLRWKSSMVAEYMCAEGETHIRQRLIVFLRFQSLRLSIRHMALSSNEHDLERRKTSVSICKAIIDAIRSYMITTASLKPCGYIMTTALVESLYHILPEEGHPAPVVSHKLLKEMVDEASQLLQTLSVSVATASVVYQYLRDLLPPKDCLGPLEDFPTASTSQTATNQPSVLNCPSDLEPLSETFWRSLVHQPGQDSSPAPTHPEPKNQPFQPSVMVPPVSFMSDGVPFQLDELQSQFLLDLGDMVFEAPLALDDSTTQFGGDLL, from the exons ATGCCTAAAGAAGCCAGTCGTAAGGAAGGCGCTAAGCGCGATAAATATACACCGCAAGCATG CTTCGAATGCCAACGGCGCAAGGTAAAG GGGGCCCTGTATGTTCCAGTTGCCAGACCAGAAGTATTGAATGCCGCTatgctggagaagatcaacCAGCAGGGCCGACACAGAAAAAACGCACTCGGAAAGAGTCA ATACGCCGCAGATACTGCCCCCAACGCTCGTCCCCGGAAACGAAGCAAAACTTCCGTTTCGTTGAAGGAGCAACTCTCACAACTTCAGGACCAAGTGAATGCTCTGTCCAAAAGTCGAAGCTGCAACGGGATAGACGCACAGGACTTGGCCGCCATGCAGCCTGATGATAGGAGCATGTCAGGTTGGCATCAATCCCCCAACCGAATGTCGTCGTCAATATCCATCGACTCAAGAAACGATGTTTGCGACAACCGCTCTACCGGCAGTTTTACTTCCTTTCCAGACATTTCCAAGCGAAGCAACCAAGAGAATCGGATACGCTCCGTGTCGAAACAGCCTCCGTCCTTGAACAGCCTACAAATCAGTTCCCAGCTCAATACCCTCAGGAAGCTCCGGCAGCATAGCGCTGTGGATAACCTCGATGACTCGTCCCAATTCTTGGTTGCCACGGTGGATTTGCCAGGACCGACACGTCTTTGGGACCTTGTCAACGTGTTTTTCCAGGAGTTTGAAACCTACTTCCCATGCCTAAATCAGGTCTCCATCCGCGAGCGGTTATCAATGGTCATGTCGGTCCATAGCTATGGCCATGCACAGCGTCAAATTGTCATTGGCTCTGACAATTGCAAAATTATCGCCATTCTCTTGAATATGCTTGCGTACGCCGAATCTCTCACGCACCCTGTTGAGTCGTGCAAAACGCGGCCAGTTTCGCCCAGCTACTCGGAAGGGCTACGGTTGATGCAACATTTCAATCAACTTTATGACGATGACATGGAAACAGTCATCTACCACATTACTTCGTCTGCATTCCTTCTGGAAATGTCAATGCATCACCAGGCCCTTCAGAGCATCACCCAAGGGTTTCAGATTGCACTGAAAATTGGCCTGAACAATCAGACTCTGTGGCCGAATGAAAATGCGGAATTGGCATCTCGTCAGGGGCTTTGGTGGACACTCTATTTCCTTGACAAGCGCATTACTCAGAAGTGTGGGATCACATATTTTCTACGTGAAGATGAAAGCGCTGTCAGCGACTTTAGCAAAGTCAATGATAGCCTAGGCTCGAGCAAGTACAAGCTGTTGCAGAGCTTGATATCGTTTGGCCGACTGTGGGCTCACATTTGGGACGGTTTCTTCTCCCATCAGGCTCCCAAGGCTGATAACTGGGAGGAGGCTCAGATGATGGACACTCGGATCATCCTCTCGTATCGGCAAATCCCTTCAAACCTGCGCTGGAAATCTTCCATGGTTGCGGAGTATATGTGTGCCGAAGGCGAAACACACATTCGCCAGAGGCTCATTGTGTTCCTG CGATTCCAATCCCTCCGTCTGAGTATTCGACACATGGCTCTGTCATCCAACGAACATGACCTTGAGCGTCGGAAGACATCGGTCTCGATTTGTAAAGCGATAATCGACGCAATTCGAAGCTACATGATCACGACTGCCTCTTTGAAGCCATGTGGCTATATTATGACCACAGCGCTGGTCGAGAGCCTGTACCATATCCTTCCCGAAGAGGGCCACCCAGCACCTGTAGTTTCGCATAAGCtcctgaaggagatggtggatgaggcCAGTCAGCTTCTTCAAACGCTATCAGTGTCAGTTGCCACGGCATCTGTGGTATATCAATATCTACGCGACCTTCTACCGCCCAAGGATTGTCTTGGACCGCTTGAGGACTTCCCTACGGCTTCAACGAGCCAAACGGCAACGAATCAACCCTCTGTTTTGAATTGTCCTTCGGATTTGGAGCCCCTTTCAGAGACATTCTGGAGAAGTCTGGTCCATCAGCCAGGCCAGGACAGCAGTCCAGCACCAACCCATCCAGAGCCAAAGAATCAACCCTTCCAGCCATCTGTCATGGTACCACCAGTAAGCTTCATGTCTGACGGTGTGCCATTTCAGCTGGACGAGTTACAGTCTCAATTTCTACTGGATCTGGGAGATATGGTATTTGAAGCTCCACTGGCTCTGGACGATTCAACTACTCAGTTCGGGGGCGATCTTTTGTAA
- a CDS encoding NADH:flavin oxidoreductase/NADH oxidase (COG:C;~EggNog:ENOG410PHJW;~InterPro:IPR044152,IPR001155,IPR013785;~PFAM:PF00724;~go_function: GO:0003824 - catalytic activity [Evidence IEA];~go_function: GO:0003959 - NADPH dehydrogenase activity [Evidence IEA];~go_function: GO:0010181 - FMN binding [Evidence IEA];~go_function: GO:0016491 - oxidoreductase activity [Evidence IEA];~go_function: GO:0050661 - NADP binding [Evidence IEA];~go_process: GO:0055114 - oxidation-reduction process [Evidence IEA]), whose protein sequence is MAHGSKTPASSTQAPPITAGTAYNIDENTPALFRPLRIRAVSLRNRICVSPMCLYSTASFGPLTGVMTPLYITTIGHNVFKGAALAMIEATGVQANGRITPHCPGLWNDAQQQGLKPIVDFIHSQGGLCGVQLSHAGRKASTQPPLVAQQLGKSSARASKDDGGWPDDVRGPSGGVEQSWDGRGLDPSGGYHVPKGLTELEIRELVVSFAEAAKRAVKAGIDVVEIHAAHGYLINQFLSPVTNRRTDRYGGSFENRIRLLLEVIGAVRAVVPASMPVFVRVSATDWLEHTEVGRSLGTWTEESTIQLARLLPDLGVDLIDISSGGNHHQAQYDVFNGGEKHTAIALKVKQVLKAEGSELQVGTVGLITEAKQARDLVQGGLTGGPGVDIISVGRQFLREPDWVLKVASELGVDVAWPVQLQRLRPGPPSRI, encoded by the coding sequence ATGGCACACGGCTCGAAGACTCCAGCCTCTTCTACGCAGGCGCCCCCAATCACCGCTGGAACAGCTTACAATATTGACGAAAATACACCTGCGCTATTCCGACCGTTGCGCATTCGCGCAGTTTCGCTTCGGAATCGCATATGCGTTTCTCCCATGTGCCTTTATTCGACTGCCTCCTTCGGACCTCTGACCGGGGTGATGACGCCCCTGTATATCACCACGATAGGCCACAACGTTTTCAAGGGCGCCGCGCTTGCAATGATCGAGGCTACAGGCGTGCAGGCAAACGGCCGGATCACCCCCCACTGCCCGGGTCTCTGGAATGAtgctcagcagcagggcCTGAAACCAATTGTGGACTTCATTCACTCCCAAGGTGGTCTCTGTGGCGTCCAATTGTCCCATGCTGGAAGAAAGGCAAGTACCCAGCCTCCGCTGGTCGCCCAGCAGCTGGGCAAATCCAGCGCGAGGGCCTCGAAGGATGATGGCGGCTGGCCGGATGATGTGCGAGGTCCCTCGGGGGGCGTGGAACAGTCATGGGACGGCAGAGGGCTTGACCCTTCCGGGGGCTACCATGTTCCCAAGGGGCTGACAGAGTTGGAGATTCGAGAGCTGGTGGTGAGTTTTGCGGAGGCCGCCAAAAGGGCTGTGAAGGCAGGCATCGATGTCGTGGAGATTCACGCTGCCCACGGCTATCTCATCAACCAGTTTCTAAGCCCTGTTACCAACCGCCGAACGGATAGGTACGGTGGGAGCTTTGAGAACAGGATCCGTCTGCTGCTTGAGGTAATCGGTGCTGTCAGAGCGGTGGTTCCAGCGAGTATGCCTGTATTTGTCAGAGTCAGCGCAACGGACTGGCTGGAGCATACAGAGGTTGGAAGAAGCCTTGGAACCTGGACGGAAGAGTCAACAATCCAGCTGGCCAGGCTGTTGCCGGATCTAGGCGTCGATCTCATAGATATCAGCTCAGGAGGCAACCATCATCAGGCCCAGTACGACGTCTTCAATGGAGGCGAGAAGCATACCGCAATTGCCTTGAAAGTTAAGCAGGTACTCAAAGCAGAGGGCAGCGAGTTACAGGTTGGAACAGTCGGTTTGATCACCGAAGCCAAGCAGGCCCGGGATCTGGTGCAGGGTGGTCTCACCGGCGGCCCCGGGGTTGATATCATTTCTGTTGGTCGGCAATTTCTGAGAGAACCAGACTGGGTTTTGAAGGTTGCTTCAGAGCTTGGAGTGGATGTCGCTTGGCCAGTCCAGCTGCAACGTCTTCGCCCTGGGCCGCCATCTCGAATTTAA
- a CDS encoding uncharacterized protein (COG:G;~EggNog:ENOG410PM2U;~InterPro:IPR020846,IPR005828,IPR036259;~PFAM:PF07690,PF00083;~TransMembrane:12 (i25-54o74-95i107-132o138-156i168-188o194-215i284-308o320-342i349-373o379-399i420-437o449-468i);~go_component: GO:0016021 - integral component of membrane [Evidence IEA];~go_function: GO:0022857 - transmembrane transporter activity [Evidence IEA];~go_process: GO:0055085 - transmembrane transport [Evidence IEA]) produces the protein MQLEQLEPSETARSRNDQFDKKQHLNVYTAAVVFFITLSSAAYGYAGSVIATTLTQPSFTRHMKLETASNAESITGAMNALFYTGGVFGSFCAGWSNKRFGRKCSVGLGNVLLVISGALMTASVNPAMFIVFRFVSGFGSMVILSSVPIWVAELVPPRLRGVLTDLHAVMMMVGYTLACYVGLGFYFVKGSNQWRGPIALQMALPVIILSGLYWMPESPRFLLSRGRIEEARCIIHRMHSSPDDPEHEFARREFFQMKKQIQLDAEFATSYHSMFKKHSMRKRLAMTVFLEFALMSSGVLVILNYGSIIWKSLGFDTVQILHFQCGFQLAGFVFNVVAMFFVDRVRRPWLIAGGLLSCGALVGILTALQSFYLGSENRGGLGACVAIIFLFQAAFSLALDGPTYFYIAEIWPTHVRSQGFSIAMAVLSATNLMWLQASPYAISTISWRWYLVFTCIPSAAAVVVIVWFKDTRNKPLEEIAAMFGDRNMVAVYQRELDIGILDDADQTEKYDKSQSGPSVVMVEE, from the exons ATGCAGCTCGAGCAGCTAGAACCAAGTGAAACGGCACGAAGCCGAAACGATCAATTCGACAAGAAACAGCATCTCAACGTATACACTGCAGCCGTCGTGTTCTTCATTACCCTCAGCTCCGCTGCTTATGGCTATGCAGGCTCTGTAATTGCAACTACCCTAACACAGCCGTCCTTCACGAGACAcatgaagctggagacagcCTCGAACGCCGAGTCCATTACAGGCGCCATGAATGCACTCTTCTACACAGGCGGTGTATTTGGCAGCTTTTGTGCAGGCTGGAGCAACAAAAGATTTGGTCGCAAGTGCTCAGTGGGTTTGGGGAATGTTTTACTTGTCATCTCGGGGGCGTTGATGACGGCCTCTGTCAACCCAGCCATGTTCATTGTCTTCCGCTTCGTCAGCGGCTTCGG CTCCATGGTGATTCTCTCCAGTGTCCCCATCTGGGTCGCTGAGTTGGTCCCGCCCCGGCTGAGAGGTGTCCTGACTGACCTGCATGctgtgatgatgatggttggTTACACCCTTGCCTGCTACGTTGGCCTTGGGTTTTACTTCGTCAAAGGAAGCAACCAGTGGCGCGGCCCCATCGCACTTCAGATGGCGCTCCCAGTCATCATCCTGTCCGGGTTATACTGGATGCCAGAGTCGCCGCGGTTCTTGTTGTCCAGGGGTCGCATTGAGGAAGCCCGCTGCATCATCCACCGTATGCATTCCAGCCCAGATGATCCAGAGCATGAGTTTGCTCGCCGAGAGTTCTTCcagatgaagaagcagatTCAACTTGACGCTGAATTCGCCACCTCTTATCACAGCATGTTCAAAAAGCACTCCATGCGGAAGCGCTTGGCAATGACTGTCTTTCTTGAATTTGCTCTCATGAGCTCAGGTGTTTTAGTTATTCTAA ATTACGGCTCTATAATCTGGAAGTCTCTTGGTTTCGACACGGTGCAGATCCTGCATTTCCAATGTGGCTTTCAGTTGGCCGGCTTTGTCTTCAATGTCGTCGCCATGTTTTTCGTTGACCGTGTGCGTCGCCCCTGGCTTATTGCCGGTGGTCTTTTGAGCTGCGGTGCCCTAGTCGGCATCCTAACTGCCCTGCAGAGCTTCTACCTTGGCAGCGAGAACCGCGGGGGGCTAGGCGCCTGTGtggccatcatcttcctcttccaggccgcCTTCTCACTTGCCCTGGATGGCCCGACATATTTCTATATCGCTGAGATCTGGCCCACCCATGTTCGGTCCCAGGGCTTCTCTATTGCCATGGCTGTTCTTTCGGCTACAAACCTGATGTGGCTGCAAGCGTCGCCTTATGCCATAAGTACGATTTCGTGGCGCTGGTATCTGGTCTTCACATGCATCCCGAGTGCTGCGGCGGTGGTCGTCATTGTTTGGTTCAAAGACACGCGGAACAAAccgctggaggagattgcggccATGTTTGGTGACCGGAATATGGTTGCGGTGTATCAGCGAGAGCTGGACATTGGCATtctggatgatgctgatCAGACGGAGAAGTATGACAAAAGCCAGTCAGGTCCGTCAGTTGTGATGGTGGAGGAATAG
- a CDS encoding SDR family NAD(P)-dependent oxidoreductase (COG:Q;~EggNog:ENOG410PPEB;~InterPro:IPR002347,IPR036291,IPR020904;~PFAM:PF00106,PF13561,PF08659;~go_function: GO:0016491 - oxidoreductase activity [Evidence IEA];~go_process: GO:0055114 - oxidation-reduction process [Evidence IEA]), producing MSMRLKTLDGVALVTGAGSGIGRQICIAYAQAGCRAIALADITTEGMNATISLIKAQGYQVQTLALKTNVTDVDSVRNLILETTRAFGGIDYAANVAGITTAARVPTAQYPHEEYDKVLEINTKGVMVCMQEQIQVMQKQNATCTPGFDNPLRAQRGSIVNIASVTGFAALQNMMPYVVSKHAVVGLTKSAAVDHAREEIRINAVCPGMTETPMVAARQASVTPGKRGWAVEGNGRQRLAIPEEIADVCIFLSGCGASYMTGSTVTVDAGHLAALRYEGSLS from the exons ATGTCGATGCGATTGAAAACCCTCGATGGAGTGGCTTTGGTGACAGGCGCAG GTTCCGGGATTGGCCGTCAGATATGCATTGCCTACGCCCAAGCAGGATGCAGGGCCATTGCACTGGCCGATATCACGACCGAGGGGATGAACGCCACCATCTCGTTGATCAAAGCTCAAGGATATCAGGTGCAAACCCTGGCATTAAAGACAAACGTCACGGATGTCGATTCTGTGCGAAATCTGATTTTGGAGACCACAAGGGCATTTGGAGGCATAGATTATG CCGCCAACGTTGCCGGAATCACAACCGCCGCTCGAGTTCCGACCGCCCAGTATCCGCACGAGGAGTATGATAAGGTTTTGGAGATAAACACAAAGGGTGTCATGGTTTGCATGCAGGAACAGATTCAAGTgatgcagaagcagaacGCCACCTGTACGCCGGGATTCGACAACCCACTGCGAGCACAGAGAGGAAGCATTGTCAATATCGCCTCTGTGACtggctttgctgccttgcaaAACATGATGCCATATGTCGTTTCGAAACATGCCGTTGTAGGTCTCACCAAATCCGCAGCGGTTGACCATGCCCGGGAGGAGATCCGTATCAACGCCGTGTGTCCGGGGATGACTGAGACGCCCATGGTTGCAGCGAGGCAGGCTTCTGTGACGCCGGGAAAAAGGGGGTGGGCAGTGGAAGGGAACGGAAGGCAGAGACTTGCCATCCCCGAGGAAATTGCAGATGTATGCATATTCTTGAGCGGGTGTGGTGCCAGCTACATGACTGGGTCAACGGTCACCGTCGATGCAGGGCATTTGGCGGCTTTGCGGTATGAGGGAAGCTTGTCTTAG